Below is a genomic region from Prosthecobacter vanneervenii.
TCTGACTCAAGCCGCACGCTCCAGCTTCTCATCAATGCGGGCCACAAGGGTGTCCAGCAGCTCTCCATTGCCAAAGCGCTCGATCACACCCGCCAGGAAGCCTTCGATGATCAGCTTGCGGCTTTCCCCATCGCTGATGCCACGAGCTTTGAGATAAAAGAGTTCTTCATCACTGATGGGACCGCTCGTCGCACCATGGCTGCACTTCACCTGGTCCGCGTTGATCTCGAGGCCTGGCAGGCTGGTTGCCTCGGCTTCGTTGCTGTTGAGTAGGTTGCGGCAGGTCTGGTAGGCGTCGGTGTAGTGTGCGCCTTCATCCACGGTGATCAGGCCGCTGAAGATGCTGCGTGACTTCCCATACAGCGCGTTCTTGTAGAGTAGGTCGCTGCTGGCATGAGGGGCCTTGTGGTTCTGCAACGTACGCTGGTCCACGATTTGCTCGCCGATGGGCAGGGACACGCTCAGCATGTCGCTGCGGGAGCCTTCTCCCACGAGGTCGCTCACGCTCTCGCTGCGGCTGAAGCTCGCGCCCAGCTGCACCTGAAAGCTTTTCACAGCGGCATCACGCTCGGCAACGATGCTGGAAAGATGCAGCGCCTGCGCGTCATCCGCCAGCTCCTGGCAGGCGGCATAGGTGATCTTGCTGCCACGTCCGCCGATGAGATCGGCAATGGCGATGCTCAGCCCGCCTTCGCCTTCAAGACTGCGGTAGTGATCCACAACGCTGATCTCGGCATTGTCGCCGGTGACCACGAGTGTATGCGGGAAGATGGCGGCATGATCGCCGACCACCCAGTGGAAAACTTCGACGGGTTTCTCAACGGCCACATTCTTGGGCACGATGATGACCACTCCAGCCTTCACATGCGCCAGATGCAGTGCGGCAAACTTGGCCGAACCCAGCGTCATTTCACGCTGCATGAAGTGCTGCTTCAGCACATCACCATGATCTCGCAGTGCATCGGCAAACGTCACGCAAACGACGCCCGCAGGCAGGTTGGCGGTGTCGGACTCCACCAGCACATCGTTCACGAAGACAAAGCGTGCTGCACGCTCCTTCAGGCCCTGCGTGGCGGCCAGGGCTGCGGAGGTGTTTGCCGTCGTCGGAGCTGCTGCAGGCGTATGATCTGCCAGCTCGATTTTTTTGGAGCTGGAGTAGCGCCAGTTTTCATCCTTGATGCCAGGCATCGGCAGTTTCTGAAACTCAGCCCACGCCGCTTCAGCGCGTGCCAGGAACCAGCCAGGGGAGTTCTGTTCATCACGCACAGGCGTGGTGATTTCGAGACCGGATGGGGCGGGATTTTCGGTGGCTGCAGACACTGGGACGGGATTGTTTTTGGGGGCTGTGGCGAGAGTGGCGGACATGGCAGTGAAGGTTTGAGGGCCGGTGGTTCTGGTCAGCCGACGCTGCCTTCCATTTCGAGATCGATAAGGCGTTTCAGCTCTACGCTGTATTCCATCGGGAACTCCTTCACGAGATCGTTGATGAAGCCGTTGACGGAGAGGCTCATTGCTTCCGCTTCGGTCAGGCCGCGCTGCATCAGATAGAAGATCTGCTCCGCACTCACCTGGCTCACGCTCGCCTCATGCTGAGTGGCGTGCTGGTTGCCGCGCACGGAGATGGCAGGGTAGGTGTCTGTGCGGCTGTTGCTGTTGATCAGCAGAGCATCGCACTCCGTGTTGTTTTTGCAGCCCTTCAGGTGCTTCGGGATGTGGACCAGGCCGCGATACGTGCTGCGTCCCTGGCCGATGGAGATGGATTTGGAAATGACGTTGCTTGTCGTCTCATCGGCGGCATGCACCATCTTGGCACCGGTGTCCTGATGCTGGCCGCTGTTGGCCAGGGCGATGCTGATCACCTCGCCACGCGCACGCTTGCCCTTCATGATCACGCCCGGGTACTTCATGGTCAGGCGGCTGCCGATGTTGCAGTCGATCCAGCGCACTTCGGCATCCTCATGCGCGATGCCGCGCTTGGTCACCAGGTTGAAGACATTGCTGCTCCAGTTCTGCACGGTCACATACTGGATCTTGGCGCCCTTCATGGCCACCAGTTCCACCACCGCGCTGTGCAGCGTGGCGGTTTCAAACTTCGGCGCGGTGCAGCCTTCCATGTACATCACTTCGGCGCCTTCGTCAGCGATGATCAGCGTGCGTTCAAACTGGCCAAACTGCTCGCTGTTAATGCGGAAGTAAGCCTGCAGCGGGTGCTTCACCTTCACGCCTGGTGGCACGTAGATGAAGGAACCACCTGAGAAAACCGCGCTGTTCAGCGCGGAGAACTTGTTGTCTCCCGTGGGGATCACCTTGCCAAACCACTTCTTGAAGATCTCAGGGTACTTGTGCAGACCCTCGGTGCTGTTCACAAAGATGACGCCCTGCTCCTCCACGGCCGCCTTGATGTTGGAGTAGGCGGCTTCGGAGTCATACTGAGCTTCCACTCCTGCCAGGAACTTGCGCTCCTGCTCAGGAATGCCCAGGCGGTCAAAGGTCTTCTTCACGTCCTCAGGCACATCGTCCCAGGAGCGCTTCGGCTTCTGGCCGTCGCTGAGGTAGTAGCGGAATTCGTCAAACTTAATGTTCTCCAGATCCTTCGTGGCCCAGTGTGTGGGCATAGGCTTTTCCTGGAAGACTTTGAGCGCCTTGTGCCGAAACTCCCGAATCCAGTCAGGATCATTCTTCACATCAGCAATGAAATCGACCGTTTTCTCGGTGATGCCGAAGCCGGAGTCATACTTGTTGCGCTCAGGGAAAGTGAAATCGCCGACGCTGTCGACTTTGATGTCGGAAATGTCAGGAATCTCAGAAGCATGAGCTTCGAGTGTGGAGTCAGGAGCGGAGACCATAAAAAAGGAAAGTTGAGGGTTTATAGCCGGTGAGATGTTCAAGCCGCCGCCAGCATCTCTTCCTTGACCCAGTCGTAGCCCTTCTCCTCCAGCTTGAGAGCGAGGTCCTTGCCGCCGGTGTGGACGATCTGGCCGTCCATCAGCACGTGCACGATGTCGGGCTGGATGTAGTTCAGCAGGCGCTGGTAGTGGGTGATCACGAGGAATCCGCGGTTCTCGCTGCGCATGGCGTTCACGCCGCGGGAAACGATCTTGAGGGCGTCGATGTCCAGGCCGGAGTCGGTTTCGTCGAGGATGGCGTACTTGGGCTCCAGCATCATGAGCTGCAGGATCTCGTTGCGCTTCTTCTCACCACCGGAGAAGCCTTCATTGACGCTGCGGCTGGTGAAGCTGCGGTCCATTTCCAGCTGGTCCATGCGGGCGTAGAGCTGCTTGTAAAACTTCACGGCGTCGATGTCCTCGCCCTTGGGCAGGCGGGCCTTCAGTGCGGCACGGAGAAAGTTCGCATTGCTCACGCCTGGGATCTCATGCGGGTACTGGAAGGCCAGGAAAAGACCGGCGCGGCTGCGGGCGTCCACGCTCATGTCGAGAATGTTCTCGCCGTCCAGCAGCACCTCGCCACCGGTCACTTCATAGTCTTCGTGGCCACAGAGGACCTTGCTCAGCGTGCTCTTGCCGGAGCCGTTCGGACCCATGATGGCGTGGACTTCACCGGGGTTGATTGTGAGGTTCAGGCCTTTGAGGATTTCGCGGCCGGGGATCTGGGCGTGGAGGGCTTTAATTTCGAGGGACATGGAAAGGGGTGGGTGGGAAGAGTTCAGGAGTGTGTTTGGGAGGCCTTGCTGGCGCATTGCGCGCACGTGCCATGGATGGCGAGGTCCGTCCGGGTCACCTTGGTGCCCGCAGGCAGGTTCCAAAATTTGGCAGGGTCAAAATCCGCCACTGGATGCGCATCAATGACCTTGCCGCAGGTCTCGCAGTGGAAATGGACGTGCTCGTGTAGATTGGCGCAGTAGCGAGACTGGCCGCGCTCCAAGTGGACGAGCTTGATCAGGCCTGCGTTCGTCAGGTGCTCCAGGCAGTTGTACACCGTGGCCAGCGAGATGCCCGGGCTGCGGCTTTTTACCCGGTCCAGAATGTCATAGGCCGTGGGGTGGTCCGTGGAGGACGCCAGTACCTCAAAGACCTCGCGCCGGTGCGGCGTCAGGCGTACGTCCGAACCCAGCACGGCAAGACGGCAGTCCAGACCGGAAGGTTTGGCAGGAGTGCGTGAAGGGGAGGGGGGCATGACAACTTTAGAATTAGAATGATTCTAACTGCATTGGGAACGCCCCGTTGGCAAGCGGGGATGCCGTTTTTACCGAAAAATCTTTGCGCCAGCCCGCGCCAAACCGCCTCCGGCATGCTACATCCTGACCTCATGACACGTACCCACGCCGAAGACCTCCCCTGGACCCAGCAAAACTCCCCGCAGGGCAAGTATGGCCTCGCCCGTCGTTCACTCTCCATCGCTGCCGGGGGGCAGAAGGACGTGGGCACTTGGGGTGGGGGGCACCCCTTTGATCTCGAAATCCACCGTATCCCGGCAGGGAAGATCAATTTTCCCCTGCATGAGCACTCGGCCCAGTGGGAGGCCTACTACATCCTCAGCGGCTTGGGCCAGGTGCGCACCGCGGCCGGCAAGGAGTCCATCAAGGCAGGCGACTACCTTGTTTTTCCGCCCGGCGAGGCCCATCAGCTGATCAACAACGGCTCCGAAGACCTGACGTTCATCGTCGTTGCCGACCAGCCCCGCGCCGATGTGATCCACTACCCCGACTCCGGCAAATGGATGACCAAGCCGCAGCGGAAGGTCTTTGAAATGCAGGAGGCGGACTACTTCAAAGGCGAGGAGTGAGCCAATTTCTGCGCATGCATTGCAGTTTCCCTGAGGCCGAAGATCTGGCACACTCTGCGGCATGAAAAGCCTGCGCCTGCTCCTTGTGCTGCCCGTTCTGCTGTCATCATGCGCACACACTGTGCGCCAGGCAGCCGATGCCAGCGGTGCAGACGCTGCGCTCCACGTTCTGGAGCACAACTGCGTGCACTGTCATGGCGACAATCGCCTCTCCACCATGCCGCCGATCAACGATACTCGGGCGATCGCCAAGCTCATCGGCTCCCACTGGATCGTTCCCGGCAGACCTGATGCCAGCCGGTTTTATCAGGTGGTCATTTTCCCGGATGAAGTCCCCGGGGCCATGCCTCCCAGCGGGCATGCCATCTCCAAGAAGGATGCGCATGCTCTACGCCAGTGGATCAAGGACGGTGCCAGACTGCCTGCTCAGAATGTGAAGCTCACCCCTCGCGGTCCGTTGCCGCGCTCCATCTGAGCTACTTGGCTGCCTTGGTGCGTGCGTGTGCCAGCTCGCGCAGCAGGTCCAGCTGGATCTGCTGCACCTCCATCAGCTTGGTGGTGTGCTGATGCAGCAGGTAATCCATTTTTTCGTGCAGGTGTCGGATCTCCAGCTCGGCCTTCAGGTTCACCTTGTAGTCGCCCTCTGCATGCAGTCGGTCGCGTGCCTCCTGCCGGTTCTGGCTCATCATGATCACCGGTGCTTGGAGCGATGCCAGAAACGAAAGCATAAGGTTCAGCAGGATGAACGGATAGGGGTCAAACGGCTGCTTCAGCAGCATGCCACTGTTGATCACGATCCAGACCAGCAAAAACAGGCAGAACGAGATGATGAAGCTCCAGCTGCCGCCGAAATCCGCGATCTTGTCCGCCAGCCGCTGGCCAAAGGTGAGGTGCTGTTCCTCCTCCATCTCGGAGAGTGGACGCTCGCTCAGCACCTCGTGCTTGTGCAGGCTCTCCACCACCTCCTCGTCCAGCTTTGTCAGGTCCCCCACCTGGGTTTCCAGCACATGGCGCACGTACTCCAGCCGCGCGGCATTCACAGCCTCTGCACACAGCAGCGAGTCCTCCGCCAGCTCCGGATGCCGGTTGCGCAGGGTCTGGGAGATGTTGGGGCGCAGTTCTCTCAGCGTCTGCATCTTGGCCAGGGGCTGTGTCTTGCCGGTGACAGAACAAACCCCCATGGGGGCTGACTTGGCGCGGGTGGATTCCATCCCGGACAATACATCTCCGGCACATTCGTCATTCGGAATTCGTCATTCTTCATTTTCCGCCTACTCTTCCCGCCCCTTTTTCGCCCCATGCCGCAGATCAGCTATCCCGCAGACCTTCCCATCACGGCCCGCCGTGAGGAGATCATCGCGGCCATTCGTCAAAATCAGGTCGTCATCCTCGCGGGCGAAACCGGTTCAGGCAAAACCACCCAGCTGCCCAAGATGTGTCTGGAGGCCCTGCAGAACGACATGCGCGGCCAGATCGGCTGTACCCAGCCGCGTCGAGTGGCAGCGATGAGCGTGTCCAAACGCGTGGCCGAAGAGCTGAACGTACCCTGGGGCAGGGAGGTGGGCTGCAAGATGCGCTTCAGTGACGACACCAGCCGCGACACCCGCATCAAGTTCATGACGGACGGCATCCTCCTCGCCGAGATCCAGAGCGATCCCATGCTCCGGGCCTACTCCGTCCTCATTCTCGATGAAGCGCATGAACGCTCCCTGAACATCGACTTTCTCCTCGGCTACCTTGTCGGCCTCCTCAAAAAGCGCCCCGATCTCAAGCTCCTCGTCACCTCCGCCACCATCGACACCGAGGCATTCTCCGCCGCCTTTGGTGGCGCTCCCATCATCGAAGTTTCTGGGCGCCTCTATCCCGTGGACATCCGCTATGCACCTCTTGAGGGCGGAGAAGATGACTATGGCTTTATCGACGGTGCCGCCGCCGCTGTGGAAAACGCCCTCATCGAGACGGATGACGGCGACGTCCTCGTCTTCATGCCCACCGAGCGCGACATTCGTGACACGCGCGATCTGCTCGATGGCCGCCTCGGTGCCGGCTTTGAAGTGCTCGCCCTCTTTGGCCGCATGGCCTCCGCTGAGCAGCAGCGCATCTTCCAGCCTGGGCGCAAACGCCGTGTCGTCATCGCCACCAACGTCGCCGAAACTTCCATCACCATTCCGCGCATCCGCTATGTGGTGGATACAGGACTCGCCCGCATCAGTCGCTACAATCCCCGCACCCGCACCAAGCGCCTGCCCGTGGAGCCCGTCTCTCAGAGCAGCGCCAATCAGCGCGCTGGCCGTGCAGGCCGTGTGCAGGACGGCATCTGCATCCGCCTCTATTCGCAGGAAGATTTCGAAAAGCGCGACCGCTTCACCATGCCGGAGATTCAGCGCGCCAATCTGGCCGAGGTCATCCTGCGCATGAAGGCCTTTAAGCTCGGCGAGATCGAGGACTTCCCCTTCATCAATCCTCCGGTCAGCGCCGCCATACGCGCCGGTTACGACCTTCTGCACGAACTCGGCTCGCTCAGCGAGGTGCACGAGCTCACACCGCTTGGTCGCGAGCTTGCCCGCCTCCCGCTGGATCCCACCCTGGGCCGCATGCTCCTTCAGGCCCGCACCGAAAAAGCCCTGCCAGAGATGCTCATCATCGCCGCAGGCCTCAGCATTCCTGATCCACGTGAGCGTCCCGAAGAAAAGCGCGAACTCGCCAACGCCGCGCACAAGGCCTTCGCCGCTCCCGATTCCGATTTCCTAACCCTTCTCAAAATCTGGAACGCCTCTCCCGAGCCCACAGGCAACTCACGCAATGCCCTGCGTAAATTCTGCAAAGGAAACTTCCTCTCCTTCACTCGCATGCAGGAGTGGCGCGATGTCTGGAAACAGCTCTGCGACTCCTTCAGCGACGATTTAAAAATCAGCCCCGGTCCCAGGGAGCCACAGCGAAATCAAAATCAGTCCGCTTCATCCTCGGACGATACCAGCGGCCTGGACCAGGCCACACAAAACGCCATCCACCGCTCCATCCTCGCAGCCCAGCTCGGCCACATCGCCATGAAGGAGGAGCGCAATCTCTACAAGGCTGCGGGCAATCGCCAGGTCTGCGTCTTCCCCGGCTCAAACCTTTACGAGCGCCGCGAGAAAAACGGCAAAGGCAAGCCCGGCCAGGACAAGGGGCGTCAGCCACAGTGGATCGTCGCTGGCGAGATCGTGCAGACCTCGCAGCTCTTTGCGCGCACGCTCGCCCGGATTGATCCCAACTGGATCGCCGAACTCGGCGTGCATCTCTGCCAGTTCAAATACAGCGAACCGCATTGGAATCTCAAAGCCGGGCGTGTTCTCGTCACGCAGCGCGTTCTCATTCACGGGCTGGAGGTGAGACGTCAGCACATCGACTTCCTCAAGGTCGATGCTGTCGCGGCCACGCAGATGTTCATCCGCGCCGCGCTGGTCGACAGCCAGGAAGTGCCCATCACCCAGCGCTTCTACACGCACAACAACAAGCTGCGGCAGAAGATCGAGACCATGCTCACCCGCGTGCGCAGCAATCGCGTTTATGCCATCGAGGAGCGTCTCTTCCGCTTCTACGACGAGCGCATCAAAAACGTCTCCTCCATTCACGATCTCAACCGTCTCGTCAAAGAGCACATCGAGGAGCAGCCGGATTTCCTCTGTGCCACCGAGCACGACCTCACCGCCGGCGAAGAATTCGAGGCCGACCTGCAGATGTTCCCCGATCAGGTAGCTCTGGCAAACACCGCGCTGCCTGTCACCTACAACTACCAGCCCGGAGAGGAAACCGACGGCGTTACTGTGCGCGTGCCAGCCCAGCTCGCAGGTCATCTCACCACCGGTCAGATTCAGTGGATGGTGCCCGGCATCCGGGAAGAACTTGCCAACGTCATGCTGCGCGCGCTTCCCAAAGTCATCCGCCGCCAGTTGATGCCCATAGACCCGAAAGCCAAGGAAATCGCCGCTGCCTTCGATCCTGGACGCGAAGACTTCCATACTGCGCTCGCCGATTTCATCACGCGCCGCTACCGCATCCATGTTCGTGCGGAAGACTGGCCGCCACAGAGCCTGCCTGCGCACCTGCAGCCGCGTGTCGAGGTGCTCGATCCCAAAAAGAACACCGTCATCGCCGCCAGCCGTGACCTCGATACCATCCGCACCACCGTGCAGAAGCAGGACGCGCGCTCAGATGCCTGGGATAAGCTCCTGCCGCGTGTCGAACGCTTCGCCCTAAAGACCTGGTCCTTCGGCGACCTGCCCGAAACAATCGTCGTCGAAGAACTCAACGGCACCCCCATTCTCGGCTACCTTGGCCTCGTCTTGCGCGAGGGCGAGATCGACGTCCGCCTCTTCCGCACCTCCGCCGAAGCCGCACGCGGCACTCCCGCCGCCGTTCGCAAACTCGCCGAAAACACCCTCAGCAAAGACCTCGCCTGGCTCCCCAAAGAGCTCCGCAGCATCGGCGGCACTGCTCCGGCCAAGCCCCAGCAGCCCGCCAGCTTTCAGGCCGCACTCAGCCAGCTCAATGCTCCCGTTGCGGCACCCGTGTCCAAACTCGCTCAGCAGGCCCACGAGCACATCCTCGCCCACATGCTGCGTCTGCAGCCCACCTTCCCTCTCACCCAGGAGCGCTTCTTCACACTCTGCGAAACCGTCCGCCGCGAGCTGCCCGCAGTTACTCATCGCGTGAAGACTCTCTTCACCCAGCTCCACGACCTGCGTGCCAAACTCCTCGCCCTGCCCAAACGCTACCCCGGCCTCGAGCAGGACATCGCCCGTCTCATTCCCGCCGACCTCCTCGCCACCACTCCGCACGAGCAGCTTCAGCATCTGCCGCGCTACTTGAAAGCCATCCAGATTCGCAACGAACGCTGCCTCGCCAATCCCGCCAAGGACATCGAAAAATACAACTTCATCGCCGACTTCGACGGCTGGCAGTCCCACGTGCCCAAATCCCAGCATGAAACCTTCCGCTGGATGCTCGAAGAATACCGCGTCCAGATCTTCGCCCAGGAGCTCGGCACTGCCCAGCCCGTCAGCGCCAAGCGCCTGGAGGCCATGTGGGTGTAACACTCAGTTGCTACGACCGCGCACCTCCTTGCACTTCCGGTCATACGTCCGCACATCCCCCGCTTCTGACACCGTGAAGTTCCCGCCCGACACACTTCGCACACTCACCCCAATGGCGCTCATGCTGCCAATACGTTCGCATTCCTGGTCATAGGTGCGGATCCAGCCACCCTCCACCGTGACGAAGAAATCGGAGGTGAACCCAGCTATTTCCACCCGCTTGTTTGGCATGCGTCCCACGCACTGGCTGCTTTCATCATACACCAGGATCTGGGACTCTTTGTTTTCGATATTCGAAATGGCCATTGCTGGCCTCAACCAAGCACGGGCTGACGATTCAGAGAAGCACAAACTGGATTTTTGCGACGTTGGTATGCTGATGAAACTCGCGCTCCTGTTCACCGCCCTGGCATCTGTCTCCCTGCCCGCCGCTCCGGCTCTGATCCTCCATCATGGCAAGGTCGTCACGGTCGATAAAAACTTCAGCATCGCCGAAGCCGTGGCCATCAATGCAGACGGACGCATTGAGGCTGTCGGCAGCAATGACGACGTACTGAAGCTGAAAGGGCAGGGTAGCCAGCTAATCGATCTCGGCGGCAAAACCCTCCTCCCCGGCCTCATGGACTCCCACGTCCACCCCGGCGCCGCCATGATCGAGTTTGACCACGAGATCCCCACCATGGAAACCATCGCCGAGGTGCTCGCCTACCTCAGCGAACGCGTCAAAGTCTCCAAGCCGGGCGATCTCATCAGCGTGCGGCAGATCTTCATCACACGGCTGGAGGAGAAACGTTACCCCACGCGCGAGGAGCTTGACCGCATCGCACCCAACAACCCTGTCGTCTTCTCCACGGGGCCGGACTCCATGCTCAACAGCCTCGCGCTCAAGCTCGGCGGTTACAGCCGCGACTACAAGGTGCCCGCAGGCAGCGCCGGTAAAATGGAAGTGGATGTCCTGGGAGAGCCCACCGGCCTCCTCCGCAGCCTCAGCCACAACGTCAAAGCTCCCACTTCCACAAAATCCCCCACCGCCGAAGACACCTACCGCCGCACCGTGGAACTCTTCCACGATTAC
It encodes:
- the hrpA gene encoding ATP-dependent RNA helicase HrpA, which codes for MPQISYPADLPITARREEIIAAIRQNQVVILAGETGSGKTTQLPKMCLEALQNDMRGQIGCTQPRRVAAMSVSKRVAEELNVPWGREVGCKMRFSDDTSRDTRIKFMTDGILLAEIQSDPMLRAYSVLILDEAHERSLNIDFLLGYLVGLLKKRPDLKLLVTSATIDTEAFSAAFGGAPIIEVSGRLYPVDIRYAPLEGGEDDYGFIDGAAAAVENALIETDDGDVLVFMPTERDIRDTRDLLDGRLGAGFEVLALFGRMASAEQQRIFQPGRKRRVVIATNVAETSITIPRIRYVVDTGLARISRYNPRTRTKRLPVEPVSQSSANQRAGRAGRVQDGICIRLYSQEDFEKRDRFTMPEIQRANLAEVILRMKAFKLGEIEDFPFINPPVSAAIRAGYDLLHELGSLSEVHELTPLGRELARLPLDPTLGRMLLQARTEKALPEMLIIAAGLSIPDPRERPEEKRELANAAHKAFAAPDSDFLTLLKIWNASPEPTGNSRNALRKFCKGNFLSFTRMQEWRDVWKQLCDSFSDDLKISPGPREPQRNQNQSASSSDDTSGLDQATQNAIHRSILAAQLGHIAMKEERNLYKAAGNRQVCVFPGSNLYERREKNGKGKPGQDKGRQPQWIVAGEIVQTSQLFARTLARIDPNWIAELGVHLCQFKYSEPHWNLKAGRVLVTQRVLIHGLEVRRQHIDFLKVDAVAATQMFIRAALVDSQEVPITQRFYTHNNKLRQKIETMLTRVRSNRVYAIEERLFRFYDERIKNVSSIHDLNRLVKEHIEEQPDFLCATEHDLTAGEEFEADLQMFPDQVALANTALPVTYNYQPGEETDGVTVRVPAQLAGHLTTGQIQWMVPGIREELANVMLRALPKVIRRQLMPIDPKAKEIAAAFDPGREDFHTALADFITRRYRIHVRAEDWPPQSLPAHLQPRVEVLDPKKNTVIAASRDLDTIRTTVQKQDARSDAWDKLLPRVERFALKTWSFGDLPETIVVEELNGTPILGYLGLVLREGEIDVRLFRTSAEAARGTPAAVRKLAENTLSKDLAWLPKELRSIGGTAPAKPQQPASFQAALSQLNAPVAAPVSKLAQQAHEHILAHMLRLQPTFPLTQERFFTLCETVRRELPAVTHRVKTLFTQLHDLRAKLLALPKRYPGLEQDIARLIPADLLATTPHEQLQHLPRYLKAIQIRNERCLANPAKDIEKYNFIADFDGWQSHVPKSQHETFRWMLEEYRVQIFAQELGTAQPVSAKRLEAMWV
- a CDS encoding DUF1003 domain-containing protein, producing the protein MESTRAKSAPMGVCSVTGKTQPLAKMQTLRELRPNISQTLRNRHPELAEDSLLCAEAVNAARLEYVRHVLETQVGDLTKLDEEVVESLHKHEVLSERPLSEMEEEQHLTFGQRLADKIADFGGSWSFIISFCLFLLVWIVINSGMLLKQPFDPYPFILLNLMLSFLASLQAPVIMMSQNRQEARDRLHAEGDYKVNLKAELEIRHLHEKMDYLLHQHTTKLMEVQQIQLDLLRELAHARTKAAK
- a CDS encoding Fur family transcriptional regulator, translating into MPPSPSRTPAKPSGLDCRLAVLGSDVRLTPHRREVFEVLASSTDHPTAYDILDRVKSRSPGISLATVYNCLEHLTNAGLIKLVHLERGQSRYCANLHEHVHFHCETCGKVIDAHPVADFDPAKFWNLPAGTKVTRTDLAIHGTCAQCASKASQTHS
- a CDS encoding cupin domain-containing protein, coding for MTRTHAEDLPWTQQNSPQGKYGLARRSLSIAAGGQKDVGTWGGGHPFDLEIHRIPAGKINFPLHEHSAQWEAYYILSGLGQVRTAAGKESIKAGDYLVFPPGEAHQLINNGSEDLTFIVVADQPRADVIHYPDSGKWMTKPQRKVFEMQEADYFKGEE
- the sufD gene encoding Fe-S cluster assembly protein SufD; this translates as MSATLATAPKNNPVPVSAATENPAPSGLEITTPVRDEQNSPGWFLARAEAAWAEFQKLPMPGIKDENWRYSSSKKIELADHTPAAAPTTANTSAALAATQGLKERAARFVFVNDVLVESDTANLPAGVVCVTFADALRDHGDVLKQHFMQREMTLGSAKFAALHLAHVKAGVVIIVPKNVAVEKPVEVFHWVVGDHAAIFPHTLVVTGDNAEISVVDHYRSLEGEGGLSIAIADLIGGRGSKITYAACQELADDAQALHLSSIVAERDAAVKSFQVQLGASFSRSESVSDLVGEGSRSDMLSVSLPIGEQIVDQRTLQNHKAPHASSDLLYKNALYGKSRSIFSGLITVDEGAHYTDAYQTCRNLLNSNEAEATSLPGLEINADQVKCSHGATSGPISDEELFYLKARGISDGESRKLIIEGFLAGVIERFGNGELLDTLVARIDEKLERAA
- the sufC gene encoding Fe-S cluster assembly ATPase SufC; translated protein: MSLEIKALHAQIPGREILKGLNLTINPGEVHAIMGPNGSGKSTLSKVLCGHEDYEVTGGEVLLDGENILDMSVDARSRAGLFLAFQYPHEIPGVSNANFLRAALKARLPKGEDIDAVKFYKQLYARMDQLEMDRSFTSRSVNEGFSGGEKKRNEILQLMMLEPKYAILDETDSGLDIDALKIVSRGVNAMRSENRGFLVITHYQRLLNYIQPDIVHVLMDGQIVHTGGKDLALKLEEKGYDWVKEEMLAAA
- the sufB gene encoding Fe-S cluster assembly protein SufB — its product is MVSAPDSTLEAHASEIPDISDIKVDSVGDFTFPERNKYDSGFGITEKTVDFIADVKNDPDWIREFRHKALKVFQEKPMPTHWATKDLENIKFDEFRYYLSDGQKPKRSWDDVPEDVKKTFDRLGIPEQERKFLAGVEAQYDSEAAYSNIKAAVEEQGVIFVNSTEGLHKYPEIFKKWFGKVIPTGDNKFSALNSAVFSGGSFIYVPPGVKVKHPLQAYFRINSEQFGQFERTLIIADEGAEVMYMEGCTAPKFETATLHSAVVELVAMKGAKIQYVTVQNWSSNVFNLVTKRGIAHEDAEVRWIDCNIGSRLTMKYPGVIMKGKRARGEVISIALANSGQHQDTGAKMVHAADETTSNVISKSISIGQGRSTYRGLVHIPKHLKGCKNNTECDALLINSNSRTDTYPAISVRGNQHATQHEASVSQVSAEQIFYLMQRGLTEAEAMSLSVNGFINDLVKEFPMEYSVELKRLIDLEMEGSVG